The Montipora capricornis isolate CH-2021 chromosome 6, ASM3666992v2, whole genome shotgun sequence genome has a window encoding:
- the LOC138053351 gene encoding olfactomedin-like protein 2A — MIPRCLLLVCFLGAIVEGMVLSDSVENQLQSNRSISEDNILHYKRSSPVKSKQLSKRVQAGDKIPSEHTVDELVLELAKKHLLNMIVEEQASMGQVKKSLQTLQQDCCSPIKSVQLPVTHNARQRTQGAWMKDPLGIMGQDTIFVMESYCARRDVEEFENMEAFKAGIAHKKHTLPYNYDGTGAVVYGPFLYYNRENSPKVVKFNLKTNKLEAEITLSGFTQRRNGYRWCGGYCAVDLAVDEQGLWALWGDSDNSRRLYAQKIDVVKNVVTRSYALSTEGMNTMGNAFVACGIIYTIDEYNPRETTINFAYDTKTGRTWNPNIKFTNQYGYNSMVDYNPTEKVLYAWDNQRLVTYPLTFEERQQ, encoded by the exons ATGATACCCCGCTGTTTGTTACTAGTTTGCTTCTTAGGTGCTATCGTTGAG GGAATGGTGCTTTCTGATTCAGTGGAGAATCAGCTTCAATCCAATAGATCCATTTCAGAGGATAACATACTTCATTACAAGCGATCCTCTCCGGTAAAAAGTAAGCAGCTATCCAAGCGGGTACAAGCGGGGGATAAAATTCCTTCAGAACACACGGTGGATGAACTTGTTCTCGAGCTTGCAAAGAAACAT cttcTGAATATGATAGTTGAAGAGCAGGCCAGTATGGGTCAAGTAAAAAAGAGTCTCCAAACTTTGCAACAAG attgCTGTTCCCCGATTAAGTCCGTTCAATTGCCTGTAACACACAATGCCAGGCAGCGTACTCAAGGAGCGTGGATGAAGGACCCACTAGGAATCATGGGACAAGATACCATTTTTGTCATGGAGTCTTACTGTGCAAGGAGGGACGTTGAAGAATTTGAAAACATGGAAGCTTTCAAAGCAGGCATAGCCCATAAAAAGCATACTTTACCATACAATTATGACGGAACAGGAGCAGTGGTGTATGGTCCATTCCTCTATTACAACAG GGAAAATTCACCAAAAGTTGTCAAGttcaatttaaaaacaaataaactcgAAGCAGAGATTACTTTGAGCGGATTTACACAAAGAAGAAACGGCTATCGATGGTGTGGAGGGTATTGTGCAGTAGACCTGGCTGTCGATGAACAGGGCCTGTGGGCCTTATGGGGTGATTCGGACAATTCGAGACGGCTATATGCGCAGAAGATCGATGTCGTGAAAAACGTGGTAACTCGCTCATATGCCTTATCCACTG AGGGTATGAATACAATGGGCAATGCTTTCGTTGCTTGTGGAATTATTTACACAATTGACGAGTACAACCCCAGGGAAACCACAATCAACTTTGCGTACGACACCAAAACGGGACGCACCTGGAACCCCAACATAAAGTTCACCAACCAGTATGGCTACAACTCCATGGTGGATTACAATCCAACGGAGAAAGTGCTGTACGCTTGGGATAACCAACGTCTAGTTACATATCCTCTCACTTTTGAGGAACGGCAGCAATGA